In Williamsia phyllosphaerae, the DNA window CTCATCGACAAGCACGGTTCCGAGGGCGACTTCGTGCGGACCGAGACCATCGAGGAGTTCATCGCCGCGCTGGAGAAGCCGCGTCGCGTGCTCATCATGGTCAAGGCAGGCGACGCGACCGACGCCGTCATCAACGAGCTCGCCGACGCCATGGAGGAGGGCGACGTCATCATCGATGGCGGCAACTCGCTCTACACCGACACCATCCGTCGCGAGAAGGAGATGAGCGACCGCGGACTCAACTTCGTCGGCGCCGGCATCTCCGGTGGCGAGGTGGGTGCGCTCGAGGGCCCGTCGATCATGCCCGGCGGCCCCAAGGAGGCCTACGAGTCGCTGGGTCCGCTGCTGGAGTCGATCTCCGCGCACGTCGACGGAACGCCCTGCTGCACCCACATCGGACCCGACGGGTCCGGACACTTCGTGAAGATGGTGCACAACGGCATCGAGTACGCCGACATGCAGCTCATCGGTGAGGCCTACGACCTGCTGCGCAAGGCGCTCGACCTGCCGGTCGACAAGATCGCCGACGTTTTCCGCGACTGGAATTCCAGCGACCTCGAGAGCTACCTGATCGAGATCACCGCCGAGGTCCTCTCGCAGACCGACGCCGAGACCGGCAAGCCGCTCGTCGACGTGATCGTCGACGCCGCCGGCCAGAAGGGCACCGGTCGCTGGACCGTGAAGTCGGCCCTCGACCTCGGCGTCCCGACCACCGGAATCGGCGAGGCCGTGTTCTCGCGCGCTCTGTCGAGTGCACTCGACCAGCGCAAGTCCGCCAACGGGCTGGAGTCCGGCGCGCTCGGCGAGGCCCCGACCGACACCGAGCAGTTCATCGACGACATCCGCTCGGCGCTCTATGCATCGAAGGTCGTCGCCTACGCGCAGGGATTCGACCAGATCGCCGCGGGCAGCAAGGAGTACGACTGGGACCTGCATCCCGGCGCGATGGCCACGATCTGGCGCGGCGGCTGCATCATCCGGGCGCAGTTCCTCAACCGCATCGTCGAGGCCTACGACGAGAACGCCGACCTCCCCAGCCTGCTGCTGGCACCGTACTTCCGCGACGCGGTGGAGAAGGCCGTCGACAGCTGGCGTCGGGTCGTGGTGACCGCCACCCAGATGGGGATCCCCGTCCCGGCGTTCGCCTCGTCGCTGTCCTACTACGACGCCCTGCGGGCCGACCGACTCCCCGCCGCCCTCACCCAGGGACTGCGCGACTACTTCGGCGCACACACCTACCAGCGCATCGACAAGGAGGGCACGTTCCACACGCTGTGGAGCGAAGGCCGTACCGAGGTCGAGGCCTGAGCCGGAGGGCGACACAGTGCGTTTCATCGACGGCCACACCCCGGCCAACGATCTGACCTACGACGACGTGTTCGTCGTACCCGGCCGCAGTGACGTCGCGTCGCGGTTCGACGTTGACCTCTCCTCACGAGACGGTTCGGGCACCACCATCCCGATCGTCGTCGCGAACATGACCGCGGTGGCGGGCAAGCGGATGGCCGAGACCGTCGCCCGCCGCGGCGGAGTCGTGGTCCTCCCCCAGGACCTCCCGGCCGAGGCCGCCGCCGATTCCATCGCATTCGTGAAGAGTCGTGGCCTCGTCGCCGACACCCCCGTGATCCTGGCCGCGGGTGACTCCGTCTCCGACGCGTTGGCGCTGCTCCCCAAGCGCGCACACCGGGCCGCG includes these proteins:
- the gndA gene encoding NADP-dependent phosphogluconate dehydrogenase, with the translated sequence MTQTDSGADSTSTARAQIGVTGLAVMGSNIARNFARHGHTVALHNRSIAKTDALIDKHGSEGDFVRTETIEEFIAALEKPRRVLIMVKAGDATDAVINELADAMEEGDVIIDGGNSLYTDTIRREKEMSDRGLNFVGAGISGGEVGALEGPSIMPGGPKEAYESLGPLLESISAHVDGTPCCTHIGPDGSGHFVKMVHNGIEYADMQLIGEAYDLLRKALDLPVDKIADVFRDWNSSDLESYLIEITAEVLSQTDAETGKPLVDVIVDAAGQKGTGRWTVKSALDLGVPTTGIGEAVFSRALSSALDQRKSANGLESGALGEAPTDTEQFIDDIRSALYASKVVAYAQGFDQIAAGSKEYDWDLHPGAMATIWRGGCIIRAQFLNRIVEAYDENADLPSLLLAPYFRDAVEKAVDSWRRVVVTATQMGIPVPAFASSLSYYDALRADRLPAALTQGLRDYFGAHTYQRIDKEGTFHTLWSEGRTEVEA